A genomic segment from Candidatus Zixiibacteriota bacterium encodes:
- a CDS encoding transposase yields MPKLKHYDDLGTARFVTFCCYRMEKSLADHRSKELLIKHLDLARTKHGFKIIGYVIMPEHVHLVLIPPDKMKLGLVVGEIKSLMAREFFVTAHGGDIRRHVFWQKRCYDHNCRTTDVAKEKISYWHYNPVRRGLVSQPADYRWSNYNWYAGSSEFPLKIDAYEFR; encoded by the coding sequence ATGCCTAAACTGAAACATTATGATGACCTCGGCACCGCCCGCTTCGTGACATTCTGCTGTTATCGAATGGAGAAATCTCTGGCCGACCATCGCTCCAAGGAACTTCTGATCAAGCATCTTGACCTGGCTCGCACCAAACATGGTTTCAAAATCATCGGATACGTCATCATGCCGGAGCATGTTCATCTGGTGCTGATTCCGCCGGACAAAATGAAACTCGGTCTGGTGGTCGGCGAGATAAAGTCGCTAATGGCAAGAGAATTTTTCGTAACGGCTCACGGTGGTGATATCAGAAGACACGTGTTCTGGCAGAAGAGATGCTACGACCACAATTGTCGCACGACCGATGTGGCAAAAGAGAAAATCAGCTACTGGCATTACAATCCCGTCCGGCGGGGTTTGGTTTCGCAGCCAGCCGATTATCGCTGGTCGAATTATAACTGGTACGCGGGTTCGAGTGAATTTCCTTTGAAGATAGATGCTTATGAATTTAGGTGA